The region AACTACATgctggagaagggggggggggggggggtgggcgttAGTTTAGTTTAAGGACGGAGTCGTTGGCTCACGTCTGTATGGGAGGAAGACTCCACgcccttcctctcttcctcctttgGCAAGGCGTTCCCCCCAATTCAGACCCTCCACCCCGCCCCAGAAAGGCAGGTctgagtgaggaggaggaggaggagcaggaggaagagtgTGGAGGTGCGGCCGCCTTCTAGTTCTCCATATCTGACGTCCGAGAGCCATTCACAGCGTTCGGTGAAAACGAGCCATGGATTCCCCATTCCGCCctcttaaaacaaaacaaaacaaaacaaaacaaaacaaaacaaaacaaaacaaaaaaacaaggctTTTGCCTTCAGTGTGTTCTTCTGTTATCTTTGAATCCCTATCTTCAGAACTTTTTAAAAGCCTTACTTTGTGTCACAGACGCGACGCTCACATCATTATATAAACCGCTAACGGAGTCCCAGAGGGGTCTCAACCCTCACTGTCTCCGGTCGCTCTGGTGAGAGAACctaacgcgtgtgtgtgtgtgtgtgtgtgtgtgtgtgagtgtgagtgtgtgtgtgtgtgcgtgcctgcgtgagtgtgtgtgtgtgtgtgtgtgtgtgtgcgtgcctgcgtgagtgtgtgagtgtatgtgtgtaaaagtgtgtgtctgtgtgtgtgagtgtgtgtgagtgtgagtgtgtctgtgcgtgcgcgcgtgagcgtgtgtgtgtgagtgtgtgcctgcgtgcctgcgtgcgtgtgtgtattaatgACGATAGTATTGTCCCTCGTCGCTGTTCCGGCTCGTTCCGTGTCCGTCATCGGAGTTCGCCGCGCTTTGGAGGCGGGGCACGCAGAGGTCACCGAGCCAATCCCGTGGACCGTGGGGTCGAAACCAAAAACCCTATTTCGACCGTGGTCTCTGTGCGCCCGCAAACGACCGCACCCGTAAACGACCGCGCCCGAAACCCGATGTAAAGAGCGGTTCTGCACGCACAGAATCCAGGTCCAGAATGTAAAAGTCCTGCCCGGTGTTCTGCTGGTTCTGCTGGTTCTGCCGAGTAGCACCACTGTTCAGCCAAAAggactaatgagtgaaatcggCTGGGAGACTTTTACTTCTCTCACTCCTTGGGCTTCACacactctgagacacacacacacacacacacatacacacactttcacacacacacacacacacacactttcacacacactcacacacacacacacacacactcacacactttcacacacacacacacactttcacacacactcacacacacacacactttcacacacacacacacacacattttcacacacacacacacacgctttcacgcacacgcacacacacacactttcacacacactcacacacacactttcacacacacacacatacacacactttcactcacacacacacacacacacacacacactttcacacacactcacactcacacacattcacacacacacacacactttcacacacactcacactcacacacattcacacacacacacacacgcacacacacagacagatgcacacactcacacacactcacacacacacacacacacactcacacacactttcacacacacacacacacacacacacacacactcacgcacacacacacacacacacactcacgcacatataTGCTCCTCTgaaatgtgcacacactcactgaaactgaaggtttttctttttgtttcgttttttcgTAGTCAGTCAGCATCCCGAGGAGACCGCACCAGAACTGTTACCCCTGATTCGTTACACCAGTCCTTAAAAATGATTATGTTTCctcatgggggcgacatggctcaggcagtaggagcagtcgtctggcagtcggagggttgccggttcgatcccccgcccgggctgtgtcaaagtgtccctgagcaagacacttaacctccaaatgctcctgacgaactggtcggtgccttgcatggcagccaatcgccgtcggtgtggatgaaggcgctatataactgccaaccatttaccatgttttTGAATCGGCAGTCCCCAAACCGGCCAGTAGGAGGAGCTATATGATACATTTTGACATGGGGCGACTTCATTCTCACCTGCCCTTCCCTTGTGGGATTACTTTCCTGTCTGGTCCTTTTATTCCCGTTTGATATTCTTCTCATGGGTGAGTGGCCTTGGGgtcttgcgcacacacacacacacacacactcacatacacacgtacacacacacacagggcttttGTGTGTTCACGGCCCATCTGCTTGTCTCCCTCCCGTTTCATCTGACAGCCTCAGTAGAACCAAAGTGTGATCCTGTGTTGCCATTGGTCAGGGCGGCGGCATGGGTCCGCCCCCTCAGACTCTAGTGCGAGCCTATAGGCTACACGTCCTTGCGAGCCAACCACTCCCAGAGAGGGATTACAGGGAGGCCCCGGTGGTACCTTCGCTAAAACACTAAATAAGCCGgcattcccctctctctgcctcaaagtacaggagcagggtgccagtgccctctagtggccaTCCACATGGATGCAGGTGTCTTTCCACTCCTCACCACCAGAGGGAGCTCCCCACCTCTgttccacccccaccctcttccccaccccccacctgctCCTATCTCCGTCTCTGTACGTCGCAAAAGATTCTCTGTTGTACCAacaggtgtttttgtttttgaatgtctTATTTTATAGTCTTCTTTTAGGCCCTTTAGTGTTGCtttgcttcagtttgaagtgtAACTTTCACTAATACTTGCAATAAAAAGCTTTGCTTTAATCCGTTCTGGTTTGTGATGATCCCTCCTTCCCTGGCTCGCATTGGTGAACAGTAAGAAGAAGATGAAATTGTTACACTGTCTTGGAAAAGCAAATGTATTCTATCTATAGAATCAGTGACTTAAAAATAAGCTTGAATAAACTTAGCCCAGAAactgagtatgtgtgtagtTAACCCACGGTATCGGTAACCTCTCCAATTCATCGTGTTTCAAGTGACAGTTGAAATCTGAAATGAAGACAAGCTGCATTTTGGGAATCTAggggatttttttgttgttactctgatTATGGATGAAGATGAACATTGTCGATGGGAGAAGGGTAGTTATGAATAAAGGGCCAAAACAATACAGGTATATAGCGGCTCAAAAGTGTGAAATACCCCAAATGTGTGAAATGAGGTTGGTGAATTTTGacctacattattggcatttggcagacgctcttatctagagctacgtacagttgattagactaagcaggagacagtcctcccctggagcaatgcagggttaagggcctcgctcaagggcccaacggcattgctccaggggaggattgtctcctgcttagtctaatcaactgtaggtcgctctggataagagcgtatgccaaatgccaataatgtaatgtaataatgcttgCAGTTCCACCTCCTGGAGACATTTGGCCACAGTGTGATCCTGGCTCTGTTGGGAGaggcaggccacacacacacacacacacacacacacacgcacagtcactgAGGAATGGAAGCAGGGGCTAAAAACTACTGCTGGGGTCCTCAGCACTTTCTTCAGGTCTATTTCCAAAGCctgttttaatttcattaatgaATCAGTTGCACTTTAGGAGGGGAATAAATtgtctttcatattttctcaaattGTAGCCTAATCAAGAGGCGTATATGCAGCACTCACACCCTAAAATTCAACCTCAACTACATGATTAATTTGAAGGGGGAGGAAAGGCATACCCTGGCCCAACCCCTGACCTCACCTCAGCCCACCCCCAGCCGGGTCTATGGACCTGGGTACTGTTATGTCCTGCCCACGCCCCTGAATGGGAACGGACCTACAGCAGAGCCCTGGTGCACCCTGCACGCATTttcactgatcctggatcagtctGCACCGCGTTAAACGCTCTGTAAAGCagcagaacccccccccaccccacccccagggCTAAGCAAAACTTACTTCACGCTGAAATAGAGACCAAAGCCGAAAACCTGTTTGTATGTACCTGGTCACATGACTCCCCTGCGCTAGCACACCTACacgtgtgttgtgttgtggtgtgttgtgttgtgttgtggtgtggtgtggtgtggtgtggtgtggtgtgttgtgttgtgatgtgatgtgttgtgttgtgttgtgatgtggtgtgttgtgatgtgatgtggtgtgttgtgatgtggtgtggtgtgatgtgttgtgatgtgttgtgatgtgatgtgatgtgttgtgttgtgatgtagtgtgttgtgttgtattgtattgtgttgtgttgtgttgtgttgtgttgtgttgtgttgtgatgtgatgtgttgtgtggtgtggtgttgtgttgtggtctgttgtgatgtgatgtgttgtgttgtgttgtgttgtgatgtgttgtgttgtgttgtgttgtgttgtgatgtgatgtgatgtgatgtgatgtgatgtgttgtgtggtgtggtgttgtgttgtggtctgttgtgatgtgatgtgatgtgttgtgttgtgttgtgttgtgatgtgatgtgatgtgttgtgatgtgttgtgttgtggtgtgttgtattgtgttgtgttctgatgtgttgtgttgtgatgtgatgtgatgtgatgtgttgtgatgtgatgtgatgtgatgtgttgtgttgtgttgtggtgtgttgtattgtgttgtgttctgatgtgttctggtgtgttgtgttgtgtggtgttgtgttgtgatgtgttctggtgtgttgtgttgtgttgtgttaaacCTGTTTGTACAGCTGGTGATCCAGGATGAGCATGTTGCTctgggttgtgttgtggtgtgttgtgttgtggtgtgttgctctgggttgtgttgtgttgtgttgtcgtGTGTTGCTCTGGGTTGCAGTGACAGAGGCCTGTTTCCCAGGGGACTGGTTTCCCAGGAGACTGGTTTCCCAGGAAACTCACCCGGCCTGGGCTGATGTGCAGTATATCCTCctgagaaaaagtattttatttatttttgacatcatacaagtgtcttggatgacagaACACCGGATGGCGCTGtgacaatattttcaaaaatcctatcattatttttttttattgaatagaCCCTTGTAAACGCTTGGAATTTaaatagcacctttatccaaaatgcGGTACAATCGCATTTGCATTGTTGTGCACTTAGAAATGTagaattgtacttccctctagggttttgaGTTGCACTTGTCCCAGGTATGGTTTTGCACTGCCTATCacgtaatgtcatgtaatgttgaTATGgtattttgtattgtatatatGAGACTCTTTATCTGGACAACTTCACACGGACTAGCCCGAAATGAGAGATGGTGGAACACTCTCAGTTCTGCACTGGTCTCTGTAAAGGAGTCTCATATAAGCGATCTGTCCAGGTGGACATCATCTTTATTCAGCTGGCTTGTCGTGGATTGACTATTTTCCTTTCACGCATTCATTGTAACTTTTAAGGCATAGGAAGTGATTAAATTAAGATTTGGTCAGGGAGaagttgtggttgtggttgtggttgtggttgtggttgtggggtGTGGGATGTGGgctagggggtggggggtgttgtgctaggattacattTCGGTAGGAAAGACCTCCTCATACCCAGGCAGTAGAAGCAGAAAGCCAGGAAGTAAACACAGAGGgttctgctgttctgtgtgttccAGGCCTGTCGcacttaaaatatataaatatacattcatatttttatatccatttttttttgctttctgcaTTAGTGGGTAGAGAAGAACAAATGTAAGATCTCCAAACATccattttcagataaaaactagATCAATGCAATTTTTCTGAAATTAttaatttgatttagtttttaactgtaCCCTGCTCTTTatagtcttttttttaaatatttaaaacagttgatttaattatttttgaaacatCTTTAAGAATGTTCCTATACACGTGCACtaagacctttgcacagtactgtacatgcagttCCTTAGTAGTGCTACAGGTGGCGCTATAGTCAGTGTTATATGTGGCACTACAGCAGTGAgaatggtaaacggttggcatttatatagcgcctttatccaaagtgctgtgcaattgatgcttctcattcatacacacactcacacaccaacagcgattggctgccatgcaaggcaccaaccagcttgtcaggagcatttaggggttaggtgtcttgctcagggacacttcaaaacACCCAGGGCGAACCAGCAACCCTGCGACTGCCAGATTACTGCTCTTACCCAGTGAGAGCACCTGAACAAGCCTGTTACACAAAGCACAACTCAAGACACAGTGTCTGTCAAGCATCGTTTCGTGGCTTTTATTGTCTTTTAACAAAGTCATTTTTAATACAGACAATGTTCCTGTCTATTTGGCACCCAGTAGAACACACAAATGAGCAAGGTTTGTTCCTATTGGTCGTACTTTGTGAACCAACCAACCCAGTTTAATTTTCTTGCTATGTGATTGGTATGCGCTTATCTTAAATAATGATTCACAAACTGTAAAATCCTGACCGGGGCCCGTTTCTCAACAGTCaccatatataaaaatacaaggCAGTTTTTAAGCAACTGAACGAGTCTTTTGTGTAAAAGAGCTGCCAGTACATTGTCTCTTAAAACATCTATAGaaggaatataaaaaaaacaagaaaacaattgttacaaaaaagataaaaatatattttttaaaaaaagcatctcTCCTTTTGTCCTACGGCCTCAAATCGAAAAAaaacccctcctcctccaggggaTTCTGGGAAGTCACCGGGGCCAGGAAACTCCACCCACTGCGTGCTGTCTGACCCTGAGGGCCCCTGTCAATCAACGGCAGGAAGTGGGGCGGGCGGCAGGAAGGGGCGGGGCTCCTATGGCTCGTAGGGCTCCTGCAGCCTCTCGGCTCTGTTCCCCAACTTCCTGTGTCGCCTGGGGGCACAGAGGCATTACGGGACACGCTATGAGATCACACCCTGACCCACCTCggtgaaaaaaacaaccagACTCACCTCTGTGAAAATACGACAAGCAATTCCCAAATTACAACAAGACTGGCGTGTCTGATATTACAACAAGGCTTCCATGTCAACATACTAACAAGACTGACATGTCTGAAATTACAGTGAAACTCAGGTCTTGCCTCGCTGATTGGCCAGTTGACAGACAGTCATAAACAAAACAGAGGGCCAAACAGATTTTAATCAGCCAGAGGCCCTATTTCATACATGTCGCAAACTCGATTAGCCTGATTAGATTGTTGATGTTTTGGGaaaaatcccggtgtagccacaataagatccacgcagccgttgggcccttgagcaaggcccttaaccctgcattgctccagggggggattgtctcctgcttagtgtaatcaaatgtacgttgccattaatgtaatggaatgcatactggagtgagtgagtttgtaaAGGAATGCCACTCAAATGGATTTAGAAATAATTCTGTTTAGAATGAGAATAAAAAAGGAATTTTCCCAACATTGTGAGCTAATTCTCCTCGGaggctaaataaatatattgaataatttATTGGTAATGTCGATGTGGTTAAGAAGATATGGTAATGAACATGCAAATTTGACAATAATTTCTGTGAGAAATAATTTTATGTGTGACACTAGCTCTGATCTGATGGTGCCtcctcattcatattcataaaggaggtttgacattttgtttggGAAGTTATCCTGCCAGATTGAATAACTTAACAAATTTGCTCACGCTATtttaaacaagcaaacacacttGCTGTTAAGCTAGATCTCATTAtcactgttgggcccttgagcaacacCCCCATGCTTCTTAAATACGAATACAAATATGCATATTATTAAGATAGTTAAGATAGTTCGGCCTCAATGCATATCCACTAAGTTCCTTGACAAGAAATACAACTGCTTCCCTGTCCTCCACTGATTGGCCTGATCACACATGTATCTTgtccaaccccccaccatcTTTATGAATAGTGACAGGATGACCTAATGCGAACATACTTCTACTTCTACATTCTGGCATACTGTATCTTTAAATCGTAACACGCCAAACAGGATGCTGCAACAACACAggcactaacatacacacacacagacacacacaggcactaacataaacacacacacacacacacagacacacacaggcactaacatacacacacacacccacacagacacacacaggcactaacaaacacacacacagacacacacaggcactaacacacacacagacacacacaggcactaacacacacagacacacacagacacacacccacacagacacacacaggcactaagatgcatacacacacacacccacacacacacacagacacacacacacacacacacccacatacacacagacacacacacaggcactaacatacacacccacacccacactgacacgcacaggCACTAagatgcatatgcacacacacacacatggacacacagacacacacaggcactaagatgtatacacacacacacacacacggacacacagacacacacacaggcactaagatgcatacacacacacacacacacacacacccacacacacacacacacacacacacacccacactcacacactcacacactcacacacacacacacacacacacacacacacacacccacacacacacacacacccacacacccacacacacacacacactcacacactcacacacacacacacacacacacactctgtcttaCCGCCACAGGAGGAACCCCAGGAACCCGCCGCAGATCAGGAGAATGACCAGGAAGGCCACGCCCACGGCGGTGCCGCTGCCCTTCCGCCCGCACGGCTCTGAGCGTACAGACCCAATGCCATCGTCAGGGAAACGGGCCAGATCACAGACCTGCCTGTTCTTTCTGGAAACTTCTAAACAGTGACTGTGGGCCTTCCTCCTGTTACTGCTGACTGTGCCTGACAGACCACAGCTGAAGAGTGGGACCGTTTCTGGCctaaactaactaactaactaactaactaaactTAGCTAACTAAACTAACTAAACAAACTAATACTCACCTGCCTCCCtagcttttgtttttgctagATGTAAGCAATAGCTGGGAGTACAGACAAGAGTacagacaggtgtgtacagACAGGTGAACAGACAGGTATACAGATAGgtgtacagacaggtgtgtacagACAGGTATACAGACTTGTGAACAGACAGATGTACAGATGGGTGTACAGACAGatgtacagacaggtgtgtacagacaggtgtacagacaggtatatagacagatgtacagacaggtgtacagACAGATGTACAGACGGGTGAACAGACAGGTGTACAGACAGatgtacagacaggtgtacagacaggtgtacagACGGGTATATAGAAACAGGTGTACAGACAGATATACAGACGGGTGTACAGataggtgtagacaggtgtacagATGGgtgtacagacaggtgtacagacaggtgtgtacagacaggtgtacagacgggtgtacagacaggtgtgtacagacaggtgtacagccaggtgtgtacagacaggtgtacagacaggtgtgtacagacagatgtacagacgggtgtgtacagacagatgtacagacaggtgtacagACAGGAGTGTACAGACGGgtgtgtacagacaggtgtacagacaggtgtccagacaggtgtgtacagacaggtgtacagacagatgtacagacatgtgtacagacaggtgtacagACGGGTGTACAGACGGgtgtacagacaggtgtgtgcagacagatgtacagacaggtgtacagacaggtgtacagacaggtgtgtacagacaggtgtacagACGGGTTGTACAGACAGATGTACAGACAtgtgtacagacaggtgtacagACGGGTGTACAGACTGGTGTGTACAGACAGATATACAGACAGgtgtacagacaggtgtacagatgggtgtacagacaggtgtgtacagACAGATGTACAGACATGTGTACAGACGGGTGTGTACAGACATatgtacagacaggtgtacagACGGGTGTTACCTGCGCTGTAGGTAGCTGAGCTGCGTCCCAGCTTGTTGCTGACGATGCAGGTGTAGTGGCCGCAGGGCGGGGCGGCCAGGTGCAGCCGGGTGCCGTCGGGCGACACGCGGCCCGTCTCCGGGGGCACCGCCCCCGCCTCGTGCAGCCAGCTGAACCGCGGCTCCGAGCCCCAGGCCTCCCCACACTGGAGCACCGCGTGCGACACGTTTATCCCCACGGAAACGTGGTGGATCGCCTctgggggtgggtggagggagGTAAGTGACACGCTCTATAGAGCTAGGCaaatctgaacacacacatacactcacacgcacacgcacactctcacacacacacacacacacacacccatactcacacacacacacacacacccatactcacacacaaacacactcacacacacccatactcacacacacacacacacacacacactcactctcacacacacacacacacacacacacactcactctcacacacacacacacgcactctctcacactcacacacacactctcacactcacacacacacacacacacacacacactctctcacactcacacacacacacacactcacacacacacacacactctctcacactcacacacacacacacacacactctctctcacacacacacacatacacacacacacacactcactctcacacacacacacactctctcacactcacacacacacacacacactctctcacactcgcacacacacacacacactctctctctcacacacacacacacacactctctcacactcacacacacacacacacacactcactctcacacacacacacacacacacacacactctctcacactcacacacacacacacacactctctcacacacacacacacacacacactcacactcacacacacacactctctcacacacacacacacacactcactctcacacacacacacacacacacactctctcacacactcacacacacacacacacacacacactcactcacacacacacacacacacacactctctcacactcacacacacacacacacacacacacacacacacactcactctcacacacactcacacacacacacacacacacactcactctctcacacacactcacacacacacacacactcacactcacacacacactcacacacacacacacacacacacacacacactctctcacactcacacacacacacacacacactctctctcacacacacacacacacacacacacacacacacacacacacgctcctcacCGTACTCCCGTACAGTCCGTGCGGCAGAGCTCTTGGCTCCCGCCCTGCTGGTGACGGTGAGTGTGTAGACCCCGCGGTCCTCTGGGCGGAAGCCGCTCAGCCTCAGCGTCGCCCCCTGCTGCTCAGTGGAGACGCGCGCGTCGGGCGCGACCCCcggcagctctgccaccttcacCTTCCCCGGGCTCCGCCCCTCGGCCTCCCGCTCCCACGTCACCGTGGCGACCTGCTCGCCCCCGCCCTGCTCCAGCCGGGCCTCCAGAACCAAGCTCTCGCCGGGGATCACGTACACCGGCTCCTCGCTCGGGAACCGGACCGACAAGCCCCGGTACCGCCCTGGACCTGCAGAGGGAAGATTACAGAGCGGAGCCGGAACCTCACTtttaatcccggtgcagccacaataagatccgcacggccgttgggcccttgagcaaggccccaagTTGCATCTGGAAACGAGTGCCTGTAAAATTCCTGGATGTAGCACAGTGTTTTTACAGTACAGAATCACACTTAGTTACAATATTATTCCCGACAAACATCCCACGGACAGAGGAAACTCACATAGCGCCAGAAGCAGACAAAAGAGCCACGCGGGACTCCCCTGCTGCCTGAAACACATCATTCctacaacagagagagagaaagagagagagagagggagagagagggagggagagagagagagagggagagaaggaaagagagagggagagagagagatttactCAGTGCATGACAATGCAA is a window of Conger conger chromosome 1, fConCon1.1, whole genome shotgun sequence DNA encoding:
- the si:dkeyp-97a10.2 gene encoding uncharacterized protein si:dkeyp-97a10.2 codes for the protein MMCFRQQGSPAWLFCLLLALCPGRYRGLSVRFPSEEPVYVIPGESLVLEARLEQGGGEQVATVTWEREAEGRSPGKVKVAELPGVAPDARVSTEQQGATLRLSGFRPEDRGVYTLTVTSRAGAKSSAARTVREYEAIHHVSVGINVSHAVLQCGEAWGSEPRFSWLHEAGAVPPETGRVSPDGTRLHLAAPPCGHYTCIVSNKLGRSSATYSAEPCGRKGSGTAVGVAFLVILLICGGFLGFLLWRRHRKLGNRAERLQEPYEP